The Agromyces hippuratus genome has a window encoding:
- a CDS encoding NUDIX hydrolase, whose translation MNSELESLTNPATTGAAATVVLLRDGERGLEVLLAERPRDRGSFPGAWVFPGGAVDEADAAGEPVDGIDAARRAAVRETFEEVGLVLDGDELVPFSHWTPPENAPKRLTTTFFAVRVPDGDLRLAPDEVAEAAWLRPADALDRHAAGSMTLWPPTWVTLHGLSHAASVDEALADLRSGDVKPFVGKVVDEDHMILWQEDDEYVAEHKREARDPSVPDDGPDADGNRHRLMMDRLPWIYVNTLGAGF comes from the coding sequence ATGAACAGCGAGCTGGAGTCACTGACGAACCCGGCGACCACCGGGGCGGCCGCGACCGTCGTGCTGTTGCGCGACGGCGAGCGCGGCCTCGAGGTGCTCCTCGCCGAACGACCCCGCGATCGCGGGTCCTTCCCCGGCGCCTGGGTCTTCCCGGGCGGCGCGGTCGACGAGGCGGATGCCGCGGGCGAGCCCGTCGACGGCATCGACGCCGCCCGCCGTGCCGCCGTGCGCGAGACCTTCGAGGAGGTCGGGCTCGTGCTCGACGGCGACGAGCTCGTGCCCTTCTCGCACTGGACCCCGCCCGAGAACGCCCCGAAGCGGCTCACCACGACGTTCTTCGCCGTGCGCGTGCCCGACGGCGACTTGCGGCTCGCGCCCGACGAGGTCGCCGAGGCCGCATGGCTGCGCCCCGCGGACGCGCTCGACCGGCACGCCGCCGGCAGCATGACGCTCTGGCCGCCGACGTGGGTGACCTTGCACGGGCTGTCGCACGCGGCATCCGTCGACGAGGCGCTCGCCGACCTCCGCAGCGGCGACGTGAAGCCGTTCGTCGGGAAGGTCGTCGACGAGGACCACATGATCCTCTGGCAGGAGGACGACGAGTACGTCGCCGAGCACAAGCGGGAGGCGCGCGACCCCTCGGTGCCCGACGACGGGCCCGATGCCGACGGCAATCGCCACCGCCTCATGATGGACCGGCTGCCGTGGATCTACGTCAACACCCTCGGCGCCGGATTCTGA
- a CDS encoding phytoene desaturase family protein, producing the protein MTDVTVVGSGPNGLVAAVVAARAGLSVRVLEAAPTIGGGLRTAELTLPGFRHDVCSTVHPAGLASPVFRKLGLLDRVDWVVPEVSYAHPLDGGRAGIAWRDLDRTADGLEADGAAWRSLLAPLLARSRGVVDFTGSQLLRVPRDPVAALKFGLRALEQGTVAWNTRFVGDVAPALFSGVVAHAAGGMPSLASAGAGLLIAMHGHGVGWGLPTGGSQSLADALADELRARGGEIVTDAPVTSLAEVTGSRAVLLDTSPELLFTAELPGRYARALRRYRYGSGVAKVDFALSGPVPWRNAEVRLAPTVHLGGSRAEIAAAENAVARGYQPGVAGGGGAEHPYVLVTQPTVADPSRAPAGKHVLWAYTHVPAGSTLDPTELVTAEVERFAPGFRDVVLASAASSAADLGRYNANYVGGDIYSGALTMAQLLKRPVVSPKPWRTPVDGIYLCSSATPPGPAVHGMNGWFAAKLALRERFGLR; encoded by the coding sequence GTGACCGACGTCACGGTCGTGGGCAGCGGGCCCAACGGGCTCGTCGCGGCGGTGGTCGCGGCCCGCGCCGGGCTCTCGGTGCGGGTGCTCGAGGCGGCGCCCACGATCGGCGGCGGGCTCCGCACCGCCGAACTCACGCTGCCCGGATTCCGGCACGACGTGTGCTCGACGGTGCATCCCGCCGGTCTCGCCTCGCCCGTGTTCCGCAAGCTCGGCCTCCTCGACCGCGTCGACTGGGTGGTGCCCGAGGTCTCGTACGCGCACCCCCTCGACGGCGGGCGTGCCGGCATCGCCTGGCGCGACCTCGACCGCACGGCCGACGGCCTCGAGGCCGACGGTGCGGCCTGGCGGAGCCTCCTGGCCCCGCTCCTGGCCCGCAGCCGCGGGGTCGTCGACTTCACGGGGTCCCAGCTGCTGCGCGTGCCGCGCGACCCCGTCGCGGCCCTGAAGTTCGGCCTGCGAGCGCTCGAGCAGGGCACCGTGGCGTGGAACACCCGATTCGTCGGCGATGTCGCGCCGGCGCTCTTCAGCGGCGTCGTCGCGCACGCGGCGGGCGGCATGCCCTCGCTCGCCTCGGCCGGTGCCGGACTCCTCATCGCCATGCACGGGCACGGCGTCGGGTGGGGTCTGCCGACCGGCGGCTCGCAGTCGCTCGCGGATGCGCTCGCCGACGAGCTCCGCGCGCGCGGCGGCGAGATCGTGACGGATGCACCGGTGACCTCGCTCGCCGAGGTCACGGGGTCGCGCGCGGTGCTGCTCGACACCTCGCCCGAGCTGCTCTTCACCGCCGAGCTGCCGGGGCGCTACGCTCGCGCCCTGCGGCGCTACCGCTACGGCTCGGGTGTGGCGAAGGTCGACTTCGCGCTGAGCGGCCCGGTGCCGTGGCGCAACGCCGAGGTGCGCCTCGCGCCCACCGTGCACCTCGGCGGCAGCCGTGCCGAGATCGCGGCGGCCGAGAACGCCGTGGCCCGCGGCTACCAGCCCGGTGTCGCGGGCGGCGGGGGCGCGGAGCATCCGTACGTGCTCGTGACCCAGCCGACGGTCGCCGACCCCAGCCGGGCGCCCGCGGGCAAGCACGTGCTGTGGGCCTACACGCACGTGCCCGCCGGCTCGACGCTCGACCCCACCGAACTCGTCACCGCCGAGGTCGAGCGCTTCGCGCCGGGCTTCCGCGATGTCGTGCTGGCCTCGGCCGCGAGCTCGGCGGCCGACCTCGGTCGGTACAACGCGAACTACGTCGGCGGCGACATCTACTCGGGGGCGCTCACGATGGCGCAACTGCTGAAGCGGCCGGTCGTCTCGCCGAAGCCGTGGCGCACGCCGGTCGACGGCATCTACCTCTGCTCGAGCGCGACGCCGCCGGGGCCCGCCGTGCACGGCATGAACGGATGGTTCGCCGCCAAGCTCGCCCTGCGGGAGCGCTTCGGCCTGCGCTGA
- a CDS encoding lipase maturation factor family protein, whose amino-acid sequence MEWTAWFDAHDYEIARQILQRGVGALAFVAFLSTLNQFRPLLGEHGLLPVPELLRRASRLRGPSVFRWGYSDRGLVAVAVSGLVLAASVVAGLPQLGPPWLPLAVFLVLWLLYLSIVNVGQTFYGFGWEMLLCEALFTVAFLGSNDQPPPITIIVAVWWLVFRLEFGAGMIKIRGGREWRDLTALRYHHETQPMPNPVSRQAHLLPRWFHRGEVLGNHFAQLVVPFLLFVPGPVGSSAAAVVILTQLWLIVTGNFAWLNWITVVLAASALTDSAWHRLIPAIPSDLGTDAAATPIWWAVVVLAASALLVVLSFWPIRNLLSRRQLMNAAFNRWMLVNAYGAFGTVTKRRIEIVVEGTLAELPDESPDVEWREYAFKGKPGALRRIPRQWAPYHLRLDWLMWFLPLGRMWEPWFEVFLLRLLEADAATLALLDADPFDGAAPRWIRARAYHYRFTTRAEFRATGDRWVRTLEGEVVPPSGLGVRGGARPGG is encoded by the coding sequence GTGGAGTGGACCGCCTGGTTCGACGCGCACGACTACGAGATCGCACGGCAGATCCTGCAGCGCGGCGTCGGCGCGCTCGCCTTCGTCGCCTTCCTCTCGACGCTGAACCAGTTCCGCCCGCTCCTCGGCGAGCACGGCCTGCTGCCGGTGCCCGAGCTGCTGCGGCGCGCGTCGCGGCTGCGCGGCCCGAGCGTCTTCCGCTGGGGCTACAGCGATCGGGGGCTCGTCGCCGTCGCCGTCTCGGGGCTCGTGCTCGCGGCATCCGTCGTCGCCGGCCTGCCGCAGCTCGGCCCGCCGTGGCTGCCGCTCGCCGTCTTCCTCGTGCTCTGGCTCCTGTACCTCTCGATCGTGAACGTCGGCCAGACGTTCTACGGCTTCGGCTGGGAGATGCTCCTCTGCGAGGCGCTCTTCACGGTCGCGTTCCTCGGCTCGAACGACCAGCCCCCGCCGATCACGATCATCGTCGCCGTCTGGTGGCTCGTCTTCCGGCTCGAGTTCGGGGCGGGCATGATCAAGATCCGCGGCGGGCGCGAATGGCGCGACCTCACGGCGCTCAGGTACCACCACGAGACCCAGCCGATGCCGAACCCCGTCAGTCGTCAGGCGCACCTGCTGCCGAGGTGGTTCCACCGCGGCGAGGTGCTCGGCAACCACTTCGCCCAGCTCGTCGTGCCGTTCCTGCTCTTCGTGCCGGGGCCGGTCGGGTCGTCGGCCGCGGCGGTCGTGATCCTCACCCAGCTCTGGCTCATCGTGACCGGCAACTTCGCGTGGCTCAACTGGATCACCGTCGTGCTCGCGGCATCCGCGCTCACCGACTCCGCCTGGCACCGGCTGATCCCCGCGATTCCGAGCGATCTGGGCACGGATGCCGCGGCGACGCCGATCTGGTGGGCGGTCGTGGTGCTCGCGGCATCCGCCCTGCTCGTCGTGCTGAGCTTCTGGCCGATCAGGAACCTGCTCTCGCGGCGTCAGCTCATGAATGCCGCGTTCAACCGCTGGATGCTCGTGAACGCCTACGGTGCCTTCGGCACGGTCACGAAGCGGCGCATCGAGATCGTCGTCGAGGGCACGCTCGCCGAACTGCCCGACGAGTCGCCCGACGTCGAGTGGCGCGAGTACGCGTTCAAGGGCAAGCCCGGGGCGCTCCGCCGCATCCCGCGGCAGTGGGCGCCGTACCACCTGCGTCTCGACTGGCTCATGTGGTTCCTGCCGCTCGGGCGCATGTGGGAGCCGTGGTTCGAGGTCTTCCTGCTTCGACTGCTCGAAGCGGATGCCGCGACGCTCGCGCTGCTCGACGCGGACCCGTTCGACGGCGCCGCCCCGCGGTGGATCCGCGCCCGGGCGTACCACTACCGGTTCACGACGCGGGCCGAGTTCCGGGCGACCGGCGACCGCTGGGTACGCACGCTGGAGGGTGAGGTCGTGCCGCCGTCGGGGCTCGGGGTGAGGGGCGGCGCCCGCCCCGGCGGCTAG